The Trichosurus vulpecula isolate mTriVul1 chromosome 3, mTriVul1.pri, whole genome shotgun sequence genome includes a window with the following:
- the CA7 gene encoding carbonic anhydrase 7 yields the protein MTGHHGWGYGQEDGPSEWHKLFPIAQGDRQSPIDIVSSRAVYDPTLKPLVLAYESCMSLSISNNGHSVMVEFDDVDDRTVVHGGPLDGPYRLKQFHFHWGKKHSLGSEHTVDGKSFSSELHLVHWNGKKYKTFAEAAAAPDGLAVVGIFLETGDEHASMNRLTDALYMVRFKGTKAQFNSFNPKCLLPMNLHYWTYPGSLTTPPLSESVTWIVLKEPITISEKQMEKFRSLLFTAEDDEKVRMVNNFRPPQPLKGRIVQASFQS from the exons GTCCCTCTGAATGGCACAAGTTATTCCCCATTGCTCAAGGGGACCGCCAGTCTCCTATCGACATTGTCTCCAGTCGGGCCGTCTATGACCCTACTCTGAAGCCCCTGGTCCTGGCCTATGAGTCCTGCATGTCGCTAAGCATCTCCAATAATGGACATTCCGTCATGGTGGAGTTTGATGATGTGGATGACAGGACAG TGGTGCATGGGGGTCCCCTGGATGGGCCCTACCGGCTGAAGCAGTTCCATTttcactgggggaaaaaacacaGCTTAGGTTCAGAACACACAGTGGATGGGAAGTCCTTCTCCAGTGAG CTCCATTTGGTCCattggaatggaaaaaaatacaagacctttgcagaagcagctgcagcccCGGATGGCCTGGCTGTGGTTGGCATCTTCCTGGAG ACTGGAGATGAGCATGCCAGCATGAACAGACTGACAGATGCACTGTACATGGTCAGATTCAAA GGAACCAAAGCCCAGTTCAATAGCTTCAATCCCAAATGCCTCCTACCCATGAATCTCCACTATTGGACCTACCCGGGGTCTCTAACAACACCACCCCTGAGTGAGAGTGTGACGTGGATAGTGCTCAAGGAGCCCATcacaatttcagagaaacag ATGGAAAAATTCCGGAGCCTGCTTTTCACTGCAGAGGATGATGAGAAGGTCCGAATGGTGAACAATTTCCGGCCCCCTCAGCCACTGAAGGGAAGAATAGTTCAGGCCTCTTTCCAGTCCTGA